Proteins encoded together in one Lysinibacillus sp. FSL K6-0232 window:
- a CDS encoding alpha/beta hydrolase, which yields MISIKYEKINQYDVSIVLPSGYDPAKKYRTIYMHDGGNGAIQAMNYIDHLIITAQIEPLIIIGIVPIDRNNDYTPWEAPSLMPNTSNLGGQVKNYLDTIVNQIKPYIDTHYATNSAPSYTAIAGCSFGGLASIFASYYYPEVFHQYIVLSASFWYEDVLQYMRGEEVKRQGNTYIKPTVNRQNHQLYLYVGELEGIHRDNIQKNMVEATKKAYQELTKEDYLEGNLLFELNPEGTHDVCFFSQHFIRALLWLYAIGMHQED from the coding sequence ATGATTTCAATTAAATATGAAAAAATTAATCAGTATGATGTTTCAATCGTCTTACCATCGGGCTATGATCCAGCAAAGAAGTATCGTACCATTTATATGCATGATGGTGGGAATGGTGCTATACAGGCGATGAACTATATTGATCATTTAATCATTACAGCGCAAATTGAGCCACTGATTATTATTGGTATTGTACCAATTGATCGGAATAATGATTATACACCATGGGAAGCGCCGTCTCTTATGCCAAATACATCTAATTTAGGTGGGCAGGTGAAAAATTATTTGGATACGATTGTGAACCAAATAAAGCCGTATATAGATACGCACTATGCTACAAATTCTGCACCTTCCTATACAGCTATTGCAGGATGCTCCTTTGGTGGGCTTGCTTCGATCTTTGCTTCATATTATTATCCAGAAGTATTTCATCAATATATTGTGTTATCCGCTTCTTTTTGGTATGAGGATGTTCTACAGTATATGCGAGGAGAGGAAGTAAAACGTCAAGGGAATACCTATATAAAGCCAACTGTCAATCGTCAAAATCATCAATTGTATTTATATGTGGGAGAGTTAGAAGGCATTCATAGAGATAACATTCAAAAGAATATGGTGGAGGCTACGAAAAAAGCTTATCAAGAATTAACAAAGGAGGACTATTTGGAAGGAAATCTATTATTTGAATTAAATCCTGAAGGCACACATGATGTATGTTTCTTTAGTCAGCACTTTATTCGTGCGCTTCTTTGGTTATATGCTATAGGCATGCATCAAGAAGATTGA
- a CDS encoding DMT family transporter, with translation METVIIHKRNVYMVGVASLLLSAILTSISQVYYSNRVQAVHPFLFTGISFFITTVFFQLIASKQKITANWQTARMPLLKLNGASILAFMGFYFALKYIEPAIVSSLEMGLGPLFALVLAIQQKRHVLKAQWGIAFGIFAASLLLIGAIFTGKSAVQTWDQSSILGVGASILCGLGAVLCTVYSKQLSQLGWTSSMILSKRFYGIIGLSFVATYDVLFAYLFENIGWILLMTVIGVLIPMYLLQKGIQYCEVFLVMMSLCFIPVFTFFFQLFDPRLQWSTITLIGVLLLLIFGILSVIVEQKNRNAA, from the coding sequence ATGGAAACGGTAATTATTCATAAACGTAATGTCTATATGGTAGGTGTAGCTAGCTTATTACTGTCAGCGATTTTAACATCTATTAGTCAGGTTTATTATTCAAATCGTGTACAGGCAGTGCATCCATTTTTGTTTACAGGCATTAGCTTTTTTATCACCACGGTATTTTTTCAGCTTATTGCAAGTAAACAAAAGATAACAGCTAATTGGCAGACAGCAAGAATGCCGTTATTGAAGCTTAATGGTGCTTCGATTTTAGCCTTTATGGGATTTTACTTTGCACTGAAGTATATTGAGCCAGCAATTGTTAGCTCATTGGAGATGGGACTGGGACCGTTATTTGCACTTGTGCTAGCCATTCAGCAAAAGAGGCATGTGTTAAAAGCACAATGGGGTATTGCATTTGGTATATTTGCAGCAAGCTTATTATTGATTGGCGCTATTTTTACAGGAAAATCTGCCGTACAAACATGGGATCAATCGAGTATTTTAGGGGTTGGCGCAAGTATATTATGCGGTCTTGGTGCTGTGCTATGTACAGTCTATTCTAAACAGCTAAGTCAGCTAGGATGGACAAGCTCGATGATTTTATCGAAAAGGTTTTACGGTATTATCGGGCTATCCTTTGTTGCAACATATGATGTGCTGTTCGCCTATTTATTCGAAAATATTGGTTGGATTTTATTGATGACTGTGATAGGTGTATTAATACCAATGTATCTGTTACAAAAAGGAATTCAATATTGTGAGGTTTTTTTAGTGATGATGTCGCTATGCTTTATTCCTGTCTTCACCTTCTTTTTCCAGCTTTTTGATCCAAGATTGCAATGGTCAACGATTACATTGATAGGTGTGCTATTACTTTTAATTTTTGGTATTTTAAGTGTTATAGTGGAACAGAAAAATCGGAATGCTGCTTAG
- a CDS encoding DinB family protein — translation MKSHSIAKYFLLLEEQRTRYLPAIRTLSQEELWHRPYENKWSIGEHFYHLYLIFKMLNVVTKYTLFFTPIAKIQRNKPFATEIHDIYAAYPLKKGKGMPAPKILLPPKKICFVLSGCDIEHKLVHETLTLQKLVKDIEEDIAGHIRFPDPVAHYPNLIQAIQLLAIHEQHHFNIMEKSLSPIK, via the coding sequence ATGAAATCCCATAGTATAGCTAAGTATTTCCTCCTATTGGAGGAGCAACGGACTCGCTACCTGCCAGCTATTCGCACACTTTCGCAGGAAGAGCTATGGCATCGCCCATATGAAAACAAATGGTCTATTGGTGAGCATTTTTATCATCTTTATTTAATTTTTAAAATGCTGAATGTCGTAACGAAGTACACTTTATTTTTCACACCTATTGCCAAAATACAAAGAAACAAACCCTTCGCGACAGAAATACATGATATTTATGCAGCATATCCATTAAAAAAAGGAAAAGGTATGCCAGCCCCTAAAATATTACTACCTCCTAAAAAGATATGCTTTGTGCTTAGCGGTTGTGATATTGAACACAAACTTGTTCATGAAACCTTGACATTGCAAAAGCTGGTGAAAGATATTGAAGAGGATATTGCTGGACATATTCGCTTTCCAGACCCTGTCGCACATTATCCAAATCTTATTCAAGCGATCCAATTGCTCGCTATTCATGAGCAGCATCATTTTAACATTATGGAAAAATCGTTATCTCCTATTAAATAA
- a CDS encoding pyridoxamine kinase, producing MKKVAVIQDMSSFGKCSLTAAIPVLSVMGVQAVPLPTAILTAQTGYASFYCEDLTSKMDYFVEEWSKLGAAFDGIHTGFVTGKEQIDNIFHFLDRFHTKETTMLVDPVMGDHGEVYKMFTGELLDRMGALVKSADLITPNVTECCLLTGVSYDKLQHYQNKTDYMQALEEAGQQLQQATGAKVLITGLHPPATAINKHYVGNMYIDESRSFSSMRDYNGQSYSGTGDLFASIIMGGMMRGQDLVESMKLAEAFLATAIEATVKEQIPSEAGVHFEKFLHMLL from the coding sequence ATGAAAAAAGTTGCGGTGATTCAGGATATGTCATCGTTTGGCAAGTGCTCATTAACGGCTGCAATACCTGTTCTATCTGTAATGGGGGTTCAGGCAGTACCTTTGCCAACAGCGATTTTAACAGCACAAACGGGATATGCTAGCTTTTATTGTGAGGATTTAACATCAAAGATGGACTACTTTGTGGAGGAATGGAGTAAGCTTGGAGCAGCCTTCGATGGCATTCATACAGGCTTTGTTACAGGCAAGGAGCAAATTGATAATATTTTTCATTTTTTAGATAGATTTCATACAAAAGAAACCACGATGCTTGTTGATCCAGTAATGGGCGACCATGGTGAGGTTTATAAAATGTTTACAGGTGAGCTGCTTGATCGTATGGGGGCGCTGGTGAAAAGTGCTGATCTGATTACCCCAAATGTAACGGAGTGCTGTTTGCTTACAGGAGTGTCCTATGATAAGCTACAGCATTATCAAAATAAAACGGATTATATGCAGGCGCTTGAGGAGGCAGGGCAGCAGCTCCAGCAGGCAACGGGTGCAAAGGTGCTGATTACTGGCTTGCATCCACCAGCAACAGCTATCAATAAACATTATGTAGGTAATATGTATATTGATGAAAGTCGTTCGTTTTCTAGTATGCGTGACTACAATGGTCAAAGCTATTCAGGCACAGGCGATTTATTTGCATCTATTATTATGGGTGGAATGATGCGTGGACAGGATTTAGTGGAGTCCATGAAGCTTGCAGAAGCATTTTTAGCTACGGCTATTGAAGCCACAGTAAAGGAACAAATACCGAGCGAGGCAGGCGTGCATTTTGAAAAATTTTTACATATGCTGCTGTAG
- a CDS encoding YdbC family protein, which translates to MAEIKYEIVEHIGVLSESAKGWKKELNRISWNGHAPKYDIREWAPNREKMGKGVTLSDDEVQALKALLK; encoded by the coding sequence ATGGCAGAGATCAAATACGAAATTGTCGAGCATATTGGCGTGCTCTCAGAATCAGCAAAGGGCTGGAAAAAGGAGCTAAATCGTATTAGCTGGAATGGGCATGCACCGAAATATGATATTCGCGAATGGGCGCCAAATCGTGAGAAAATGGGCAAGGGTGTAACATTGTCTGACGATGAGGTACAGGCTTTAAAAGCACTATTAAAGTAA
- a CDS encoding CHY zinc finger protein, which yields MEKLHVAIDDEGRCQHYHQQNDTTLIKFKCCDQYYPCYKCHSEHESHTAQVWQKEEFHKKAILCGVCRNELTIHDYLQHATCLHCHTEFNPNCAKHYHIYFEMDQTSCSQ from the coding sequence ATGGAAAAGCTTCATGTTGCGATTGACGATGAAGGGCGTTGTCAACATTATCATCAACAAAATGATACAACGCTTATCAAGTTCAAGTGCTGTGATCAATATTATCCTTGCTATAAATGTCATAGCGAGCATGAATCCCACACTGCACAAGTATGGCAAAAGGAAGAGTTTCATAAAAAAGCTATTCTTTGTGGGGTATGTAGAAATGAACTAACGATCCATGACTATTTACAGCATGCCACATGTCTACACTGCCATACAGAGTTTAATCCAAATTGTGCAAAGCATTATCATATTTATTTTGAGATGGATCAAACGAGCTGTTCTCAATAA
- a CDS encoding ECF transporter S component, whose protein sequence is MHSIQRYSYTKPRTKTFDLVITAILAALVFVATMFINLKLPFGQGGLIHLGTSMLFISAILFGPKKGALAGAIGMGLFDIVGGWLIWAPTTIISRALQGFIVGKIAWSKGYKGDNIGLNILGAVVSMPMMIAVYYVGQAIMFNSWIAPLASIPGDIIQNIVGLIIAIPVCIVLKKTPYFKRNF, encoded by the coding sequence ATGCACAGTATCCAAAGATATTCTTATACAAAACCTCGAACAAAAACATTTGACTTAGTTATTACAGCTATTTTAGCGGCACTTGTTTTTGTTGCCACAATGTTTATTAATCTCAAGCTTCCATTTGGGCAAGGCGGGCTTATTCATTTAGGGACATCCATGCTATTTATCTCCGCTATTTTATTTGGCCCTAAAAAGGGGGCACTTGCTGGCGCTATCGGGATGGGCTTATTTGATATTGTAGGCGGCTGGCTCATTTGGGCACCCACGACTATTATTTCACGTGCATTACAAGGCTTTATCGTTGGTAAAATCGCTTGGTCTAAAGGCTATAAAGGTGATAATATCGGGCTAAATATTTTAGGAGCAGTAGTATCAATGCCTATGATGATTGCGGTTTACTATGTTGGGCAAGCTATTATGTTCAATAGCTGGATTGCACCATTGGCATCGATTCCTGGAGATATTATTCAAAATATTGTTGGCTTAATCATTGCCATTCCTGTATGTATTGTACTGAAAAAAACACCATACTTTAAAAGAAACTTTTAA
- a CDS encoding cell wall hydrolase: MPRVKYRDADIALMARMMRAEAEAEGNQGMLYVGNVIVNRAIADCLDFNDVRTIEQVIFQVQGNNYSFEAVQKGNLFYQRARSSEKKLAKQNLDFWREHPAKYALWYFNPYAPCPPTWYGQPFTGQFKNHCFYEPAAGTCESVYMG, from the coding sequence ATGCCAAGAGTAAAATATCGTGATGCTGATATTGCCTTAATGGCACGAATGATGAGAGCCGAGGCTGAGGCTGAAGGAAATCAAGGAATGCTATACGTCGGTAATGTTATCGTCAATCGTGCTATTGCGGACTGTTTAGATTTCAATGATGTGAGAACTATTGAGCAAGTAATTTTTCAAGTACAAGGTAATAATTATTCCTTTGAAGCCGTTCAAAAGGGCAATTTATTTTACCAGCGGGCTCGATCATCTGAAAAAAAGCTAGCAAAGCAAAACTTGGATTTTTGGAGAGAGCATCCAGCAAAATATGCACTTTGGTATTTCAATCCGTATGCACCATGCCCGCCAACATGGTATGGCCAGCCATTTACAGGGCAATTTAAAAATCATTGCTTTTATGAGCCTGCCGCTGGAACGTGTGAAAGTGTTTATATGGGGTAA